In the genome of Nymphaea colorata isolate Beijing-Zhang1983 chromosome 9, ASM883128v2, whole genome shotgun sequence, one region contains:
- the LOC116261431 gene encoding soluble starch synthase 1, chloroplastic/amyloplastic encodes MEILRLPSSVGIPGYSCSSRGQVNPSVMAFKSSICVRSFHSNVGRSLCLPGLRSYSMSGKQQGFCNSDDLEEVSLDWEEEPYDLQPPSGDEEAADPVLSEVMDMEEVLTVEVNGKASKTRTYNIIFVASEAAPYSKTGGLGDVCGSLPISLGGRGHRVMVVTPRYMNGVMDKAFAGAKLYCRIKVACFGGVHEVAFFHEYRAGVDWIFVDHPSYHRPGSPYGDKFGTFGDNQFRFTLLCHAACEAPLVLPLGGFTYGEKCLFLVNDWHASLVPILLAAKYRPHGVYRDGRCILIIHNLAHQGVEPAVTYENLGLPAEWYGALEWVFPTWARKHALDKGETVNPLKGAIVTADRVVTVSQGYAWEITTPEGGNGLDELLLSRKSVLSGITNGIDINEWDPSSDKYISCNYSVDDLSGKVSCKTALQEELQFAIRADIPLIGFIGRLDYQKGIDLIRWAMPDLLQEDIQFVMLGSGDAGTEEWMRETESAHKDKFRGWVGFSVAVSHRITAGCDILLMPSRFEPCGLNQLYAMRYGTVPVVHCTGGLRDTVENFDPFADDGEGRGTGWAFSPLSKEAMLGTLRIAIETYRDHKASWERLMKRGMKRDSSWQNAAVQYEQIFEWALMDPPYVR; translated from the exons ATGGAGATTCTCAGGCTTCCAAGCAGTGTTGGCATCCCTGGTTATTCTTGCTCGTCTAGAGGGCAGGTGAATCCTTCGGTTATGGCGTTCAAGAGCTCCATTTGTGTCAGATCGTTTCATTCAAATGTGGGGCGTAGTCTCTGTCTTCCTGGTTTGAGGAGTTATTCAATGAGTGGGAAGCAACAAGGATTCTGCAACTCCGACGATCTAGAGGAGGTTTCACTCGATTGGGAGGAGGAACCTTATGATCTTCAGCCTCCAAGCG GGGATGAGGAAGCTGCTGACCCTGTCCTTTCTGAGGTCATGGATATGGAAGAAGTTCTCACAGTCGAAGTAAACGGAAAAGCTTCCAAAACAAGAACTTATAACATTATCTTTGTAGCTTCTGAGGCTGCTCCTTATTCAAAGACGGGAGGATTGGGAGATGTCTGTGGTTCCTTGCCAATTTCCCTGGGTGGTCGTGGTCATCGAGTAATGGTCGTCACTCCAAGATACATGAATGGAGTTATGGATAAGGCTTTTGCTGGGGCAAAGCTTTACTGTCGAATTAAGGTTGCTTGCTTTGGAGGGGTTCATGAAGTTGCATTCTTTCATGAATATCGAGCTGGTGTTGACTGG ATATTTGTTGATCATCCTTCATACCACAGACCTGGCAGTCCTTATGGAGATAAATTTGGCACTTTTGGTGACAATCAG TTCCGATTTACTCTACTCTGTCATGCTGCTTGTGAGGCCCCATTGGTGCTTCCCTTGGGTGGATTTACCTATGGAGAGAAATGCTTATTCCTTGTTAATGATTGGCATGCAAGCCTTGTACCCAT TCTATTGGCAGCTAAATATCGTCCACATGGTGTTTATCGAGATGGCCGCTGCATTCTGATAATACATAACCTAGCACATCAG GGAGTGGAACCTGCTGTTACTTACGAGAATCTGGGGCTACCGGCTGAGTGGTATGGAGCACTGGAGTGGGTGTTCCCAACATGGGCGAGGAAACATGCCTTAGATAAAGGTGAAACAGTGAATCCTTTGAAGGGAGCAATTGTAACTGCTGATCGGGTTGTCACTGTTAGCCAG GGATATGCTTGGGAAATAACTACACCGGAAGGTGGAAATGGTCTAGATGAACTCTTGCTCAGCCGTAAAAGTGTCCTAAGTG GTATTACAAATGGTATTGATATTAATGAGTGGGATCCATCTTCGGACAAGTATATTTCATGCAATTATTCTGTTGATGACCTTTCTGGAAAG GTGAGTTGCAAGACTGCTCTGCAAGAAGAGTTACAGTTTGCTATCAGAGCTGACATTCCTTTG ATTGGATTCATTGGAAGGTTGGATTACCAAAAGGGTATTGATTTGATACGTTGGGCTATGCCGGACCTTCTGCAGGAGGATATTCAGTTT GTTATGCTTGGATCGGGGGATGCAGGCACTGAAGAGTGGATGAGGGAAACTGAATCAGCTCACAAGGACAAGTTCCGAGGATGGGTTGGATTTAGTGTTGCAGTTTCTCACAGGATCACTGCTGG CTGTGATATATTACTGATGCCTTCAAGATTTGAGCCTTGTGGTCTGAACCAGCTGTATGCCATGAGATATGGAACTGTTCCTGTTGTACACTGTACAGGAGGCTTGAGG GACACGGTGGAAAATTTTGATCCTTTTGCTGATGATGGTGAAGGTCGTGGCACTGG ATGGGCCTTTTCTCCACTGTCCAAGGAAGCTATGTTGGGG ACTTTGAGAATTGCCATCGAGACTTACAGAGATCATAAAGCCTCATGGGAACGACTGATGAAGAGAGGAATGAAAAGAGATTCTTCATGGCAGAATGCAGCTGTTCAGTATGAGCAAATTTTCGAGTGGGCGCTAATGGACCCGCCCTATGTTCGTTAA
- the LOC116261167 gene encoding uncharacterized protein LOC116261167, which produces MKQKKMGNCSLRSIYGREDDPVRIMTDSGGIMQLRGPISVDSVVKDFPGYGISRQGDVLEPLRPSDQLLNGCSYYLFPHTIEPKDDVSIVPVLEQTVPEDPETASEPVAESPPEPTVEVLPPKWEGVWRVKLVVSPEQLAEIFSQQANTEAMIEKMRMAAKAGPSGEGQLSRSSSRRSIKSLISGNSGAGGG; this is translated from the coding sequence atgaaacagaaaaaaatgggGAACTGCAGCTTGAGAAGTATCTACGGTAGGGAAGACGATCCAGTTCGGATCATGACGGACTCCGGCGGCATCATGCAGCTTAGAGGCCCAATTTCCGTCGACTCCGTTGTAAAGGACTTCCCCGGATATGGCATTTCCCGGCAAGGGGACGTCTTGGAGCCTTTGCGCCCAAGCGATCAGCTGCTTAATGGATGCTCGTACTATCTCTTTCCACACACGATTGAGCCAAAGGATGACGTATCGATTGTACCGGTGCTAGAGCAAACTGTGCCGGAGGACCCAGAAACGGCCTCGGAGCCAGTGGCCGAGAGTCCACCCGAGCCCACCGTGGAGGTCTTGCCTCCAAAGTGGGAGGGAGTGTGGAGGGTCAAGTTGGTGGTTAGCCCTGAGCAACTGGCTGAGATATTCTCCCAGCAGGCCAATACAGAGGCGATGATTGAGAAAATGAGAATGGCGGCTAAGGCCGGACCGTCCGGCGAAGGCCAACTGAGCCGCAGTAGCTCCCGGAGGAGCATAAAGTCACTGATTTCCGGCAATTCGGGCGCTGGTGGCGGCTAG